TAACAAGCGGATGGGGCTAACTAACCTGAGAAGTATTAACCTAGCTAATCACTTGAATCTCAGTGTATTCAAAACCATTATTACTTCTTTGTACCAGTGGATAAGATGCACCATTAATATTTAACCAGTCCTCCTCACAATCGGCTTTTGGAGAATAATAAACCAAAACATACTGTTTACCAATAAAATCATTCATTTCCGCTTCCACTTCACCACGCCATTGGGTTTTTGTTGCTAAAACTACTAACTGATTGGCAATTTGTGGTAATGCTTTTGCTACTTGTCGCCGATAGACTTCATCTAAACTTCCAAATGGAGAATCCATCACCATCGGAAACGTGCTACTATCAGGAGCAATTAAAGTATTATTGGCACTCCACTTACGCACTTGATCAATAATGCCGCCAATTAAAGATAGACTCAAAATTTGATTTTCTCCAGTTGAAGCGGCTACTAGTTGTTCTGTTTCTGTTGTAGTTTCCACCAGACTTAATTCATAATTATGATCGAGCTTTGGTAAATAAGGCGTAAACGAGATGTTACTAAAAATTTCCTGAACTTTTTGTTCTAGAGTTAACCGAAATCGTTTTTCTACATCAGCTTTTAGATTTTGAATGCAAGAAATGGCTTTTTCTGTTGTCTCTCTTCTCCGTTGGGCTAGTTTTTGTTTTTCTTCTTTACTTTCTTCCTGATTTAACTTACGAGAAAGTTTATCTAATTTTTCAGTATTTTGTGTCAATTGAATTTCATTACGTCCTTTTTCTAGAAATAAGTTTTCTAATTCGTTTTCTGTTTCATCAACAGCTTGCTGTAACTCTTTAATTTCTTGATCAGGATACTCTCTTAACTGTTGTTTTACTTTCTCTAAATCGCTTTCTAAATGATTTAATTTTTGTCTTAATTCGGTAATTTCTTCTTGACTTTCATCTACTCTTTCCCAAAACTTACTCGCCTGTTTATCAATTTCCTGAATGTGAGTTTCTAAACGAATTAATGCCTCTTCTACTTCTGCACCACTATCTTCTTCCATCCAATTTTTAAGATTAGCATAGGAATCACTTCCCGCAATCAATTCTGCTCCACAAATACAACGCTGCTGATTTAATAAATTTTCTACAAATGGCTTTTTAATCCGACTGGGAAGTTCTCCCCCCTGAGGTAATCCTTCAAATAGATGAGAACAGCTTTCTGCAATATCAGTCATTAAAACTGTATAGCCCTGACTAGAAATTGTTTTTTTAATCTTTTGATTCAAGCGAACTAGTTGTTCTCTCGTTGCTTTTACCTCAGTTTCGAGGCTATTTTTCCTTGTTTGGAGATTTTCAGAACCTCTTAACTGAATTAACTGATCTCCTAATTCTTTTTTTATTGCTTGCTTTTGCTCAATTTCTTCATTAATTTCAATTTGACGTTGTTGTAAGGTTTCTATTTCATTTTCTAATGTCTGTTTTTCTTTCAAAAACTTTCGAGTTTCAATATTACCAATTTGGCGTAATTCTTCTTCTAGAGTACGACGAGCATTTTTCAAGTGTTCTACTGATCGTTCAAACACTTTAATTCCCAATAATTCCTTTGTCGCTTCAGTTAACCCTGTTTGTTTTTGATAACGAATAATATGATCAATGCGTTCCCCATCAAAGAAAAAATACTGATGTAAACTTGCTGGTAAAATTCGTCCAATAATTTCCTCAGGAGGTTCTATGGGATGTTTCCAAGCCCCATCATCCCCGGAAAAAAGCATAAATAACTTACTTTCTCCATTTTCAAAGCTGCTATTATCTTGATTTTTAGTAGCATAACAACTCCGTTTTAACTGATAAGACTTATAATCATGATCAAACTTTAATTCCACATGATATTCTATAGACTTTCCAGGTATTGCTTCTTGAATAGCTCGTTTATTAACTAATTGCTCTGAGTTAGCAAATGCGGCGGTAAACTCTTCATAAAGTACCCAAGTAAACGCATTTAATAAGGTTGTTTTCCCTGCTCCATTATTACCATGAATAATTGTTATATTGCGCTCACTCCCTGCTAACTGAATTTCTGGGGTAGCTCCATAAAACTGGCGAAAGTTACAGAGCTTAATAGATTTGAGCCTCATTGCACCACATCTTTAATAATTTTCAAAATTTCCTCATTGATATGACGAGGAGCTTTTTGATAGAGCTTCTTTTTCTCTAGTTGTAACACCTTTGTGACAATTTCTTGGACTTCTGGAGAAAATTGTTTCAAATTGGTTTTTAAATAGTTGTCATTAGTCATTAGTCATTCGTTTACAAAGGACAAAACAATCAAGAATGTCCCTCATGAGTTTGAAGGCTCTTTTTTAGTTTTGGAAAATTACTTAAAGTTGATTTAGCTCATTTTAACAGACATTTGTTGATTGACGACAATTTATGATCGGAGTAAAGCGTGGAAAATTCAAAAGTAAGGATGAGAGAAACAAAGATGAAGCTGGGAAGACAACGGGATTGGGTGTGGCGCGGTTGGCAAATTCGTTATACCTATTTACGAGGGAAAGGAGAAGGAAAGCCACCTATAGTATTAATTCATGGATTTGGAGCCGCGATCGCGCATTGGCGGCATAACCTTCCCATTCTCAAAGAAAATCATACCGTTTATGCCTTAGATTTACTAGGATTTGGGGCTTCTCGCAAGGCTTTTACAGATTATTCCATTGAACTTTGGGCAGAACAAGTTTATCAGTTTTGGCGCACAGTAATTGGTGTCCCGACAATTTTTATGGGAAACTCCTTGGGATCATTGGTAAGTTTAACGGCGGTGGCGCGACATCCTGAAATGGGAAAAAAGCTAATTCTAATTAACTTACCAGATGTATCAGCGCGTTCGGAAATGCTATCTCCCCCTATTCAAAAAGTAGTGAGTGGGGTTGAGTCTTTTTTTGCAGCCCCTTGGCTACTGCGAGGGTTATTTTCTATCTTAAAATCTCCGAAAGTGATTCGGCGTTGGGCAAAACTGGCTTATCCACAAGTGTCAGCACTAGATGAGGAGTTAGTCACCATTTTAAGCACACCTCCTCGGGATCAATTTGCAGCGGATGCCTTTGTAGCGTTAGCAAGATCAGCGCTGAGTCGTAATTTTTCTCCTTCAGTCAAGGCGTTATTAAGTAACTTAGAGTTACCCATTTTACTGTTATGGGGAGAACAGGATAAATTTATTCCACCAAGTTTAGCGCGATCGTTTGTGGGGATCAATCCCAATTTAGAGTTAATCATGTTACCCAATCTCGGTCACTGTCCTCATGATGAAGCACCAGAGCAATTTCATGAAGTAATTTTACCGTGGTTAGCCAACAAGCAAGGGTGATGAGGTGATGAGGTGATGGGGAGATAGGGTGATGGGGAGATAGGGTGATGGGGAGATGGGGAGATGGGGAGATAGGGTAATGGGGAGAGGGGGAGATAGGGAGAGGGGGAGATGGGGATTTCTTATGTGTAGCAGAAATTAACCAATAACCAATAACAAAACAGACTAAGCAACACTATAGTTGTTAATCATAATTCTTCCTTCGATAAAAATGGCTTCTTCTGTGATCTTAATTTCCTGAATCTGAACTTGTGAACCGAGATCAAATTCAACAGGAGTCAGTTCTTCTTGATTTAAGGCTAATCCTTGCACAGTGATGGGAGAAATTAATAAATGTTGAGGGCTAATTAAATCAACAGTTGCTTGAATAAAAACTGGGTTTTTGGGAGACTGTGGCGGTTTCCCTTCGAGAAGCAATTGATTGTTTTGTAGGGTTATTTTTTCCCATTGTAGCGAAGAAAAAGAGTTGCTTTTTAAGAGTGAGAAGAGAAAATCTTGTAACCCTGACTGAAGTAAAGAAGACCTCAAAGAATCATTAAGATGGGTTTCAGTGATGCGAACTTGACCAGAAATAGGAAGGGGATGTAACAGCTGTAAAGAGTGACCTTTTAAAATTTGAGTGATATTAACTTGTAGTTGTTCTGCAATTAAAGAAATTTGGTCAAAATGGAGTCCCTGATAAATGGCAAATTCACTTTTTAAGTAAATTTTCGGAATAATTCCTTGCAATAATTGTTGATCACTGCTGGTAATTTTTAGTTGTAATTGCGTAATTGAATCTAGTTGTGATTTGATCCAAAGCTGTAAAGCTGGAGTCAAAATTTTGCTTAGAAAATGACTTTTCAATTTCATTATTAAAGAATCGTTAACAAATTTCGATTAAAATATAGGGTGAGGAAGTAAGATTGCTTATGGAACGGGTACAAAAAATTCTCTCACAATGTGGGGTCGCTTCACGTCGCCAGGCTGAAACTATGATTATTGCAGGACGCGTAGAAGTGAATGGGAGAAAGGCTCAATTAGGAGATAAAATTGACTTAGAGCGCGATCGCGTTACCGTTGATCATAAACTCCTCACTGTTCAACACCGTCCCAAAAACTTATATATTTTAATCAATAAGCCTCGCGGTGTTGTTTGTACCTGTGATGATCCCCAAAATCGTCGCACTGTCCTTGATCTACTTCCCTCGGGAGTAAAAAAAGGACAAGGGTTACATCCAGTGGGGCGACTTGATATTAATTCGACTGGTGCACTCCTCTTAACTAATGATGGAGACTTAACTCTTAAACTCACTCATCCTCGTTATCATTTACCTAAAACCTACAAGGTATGGGTTAAAAATAGTCCCTCAGAATCGGTTTTAGAAAAATGGCGTAACGGGGTGATCCTTGATCATAAAAAAACCTTACCTGCCCAAATCAAGGTTTTAAAGCGCCAGCGTCAACGAACTTTACTAGAAGTGATCCTCATTGAGGGACGGAATCGCCAAATTCGGCGCATTGCCGAGCAATTAGGCTACCCGGTACTAGCTCTTCATCGGAGCGCGATCGGTGCAATTAAACTTAATAGTGAGGATCAATCTTTAAAGGAAACTGGGAATTATCGTTATTTAAACCCTAAAGAAATACATTATCTTAAACACGAAGGTTTAACCCCTTGATATTATGTTTACTGAAAAACAGCATCCCCCCAACATGAACTCTCAACAAGAACAACAGGTTGAAAAACTCAAAGAACTGGGAGCGCAAATTCGGCAAGTTCGAGAGGAACAATCTGTCTCTATTGATGAAATTGCCACAAGAACTCGCATTCAGGCGCGTTTACTCGTGGCTATTGAAGAAGGACAATTAGAAAATCTTCCCGAACCTGTTTATATACAGGGCTTAATTAAACAGTTTGCTCAAGCCCTTGGCTTAAATGGATCGGAGTATGCGAGAGCTTTTCCAACAGGACAACAAACTTACACCATTAAACCGTCTTGGCAACAAATTCCCTCTTTTAATTTCTTTCAACCTCGCGCCTTACACCTTTACTTCTTTTATTTATTATTAGTAGTCGTATCTATCAGTGGATTATCTCTTTCCTTTTTTGCCGCTCAACGCCCTTCTGAAGAGAATGAGGAGCAAGGAACTGTGCAAGAACAAACAGTGGAAGAAGTGGAAACTAATGATCCACAATTAGCCACTACTGACCCCTCCCCTGATGAGACAGAGGCTTCTCAAGATAGCCCACAAGAATCTTCTGTGACGATTAATGTTTCTATTGAAGCAGACTCTTGGATTCGAGTGACTGGCGATGGGGAAGAAATTTATGAGGGAGTTTTAAGTTCAGGTGAAAATCGCAATTGGACGGCAAAAGAAGAAATTACTATCCGAACAGGTAATGCTGGGGGGGTAATTGTGGAATATAATGAAGAATCCCCCGCAGCATTAGGTAACTCAGGAGAAGTAACAGAAGTTACTTATTCGCCATCGCAATAGCTTCAACAGCTAGAGGAGAACCATCAGCAGTTTCTAATACAAATCCCGCATCCTCAACCATTTGCCAATCTTCTTTTGCCGCTTGTCCTGGTGTAGTCAAATAATCAGCAACAAATATGGAGTTGGCTGGATACAATCCCAGTGGTTGCAGAGAACGTAAATGGACTTCTCGCCCGCCCGCAATACGAATCTCTCGTTCTGGCAATAGAAAGCGGTAGAGACAAAGCACTCGCAGGCAAAACTGCGGGGTTAAGTCTTTACCTTGAGACTCGGATAGGGGAGTACCAGGAATAGGAATGAGGAAGTTTACAGGAATGCTTGTGATATCTAATTCTCTTAAAGAAAGAGCTAGATCAATTATATCATCCGTTGATTCTCCCATGCCAATAATGCCCCCAGAACAGGTGGTCATACCAGCACGTTGAACATGATTAACAGTGGTAACGCGATCGCGAAACGTATGAGTGGTACAAATTTCTGGGTGATAATTTTCAGAAGTATTAAGATTATGATTAACGCGATCGACCCCAGCATTGGCTAACCGTTGCGCTTGTTCATCATTGAGTAAACCAACACAGGCGCAAATTTTAAGATCATATTGGGCTTTAACGGCTTCTACCGCCTCACAGACATTACTCAAGAGAGACTCGGTGGGAGTGCGCCCAGAAGTTACTAAACAAAATGTTCCTGCTTTTAACTCTGAGGCTTGAGCCGCTGCTTTGAGAATTTCCTGTTTTCCGAGTAGCGGATATTTTTCAATGGTGGCAGCAGAAATTTTTGACTGGGAACAATAATGACAATCTTCGGGACATAACCCACTTTGAGCATTTAATAAAAAGTGCAGACGAACGCGATTTTCCCAGTAATGATAACGAACTCGATAGGCGGCATCGAGTTGAGCGAGTAATTCTATATCGGGAGCGGTTAATACCGCGGTTGCTTCTTCTCGGGTGAGACAATCACCAGCTAGAGCCTTTTCGGCTAAAGCATTCCAATCCATTTTTACCATTCAGTTTCTAGTTAAATAATTGATATTCAAGCTACGACCCCATTTGCGCTAAGTTCCAATCAGGGCGTAAGTCTTTGGCGTGACGTAAATAAGGGTGAACAATTTCCCATTGGGGATTAGCCGTATTCACATGGATTAAAAAGCGAATACAACGTTCTAAACTGCCTTCAACGTGCATTTGTTGCACATCTAGCAAAGGAACATTCTCCCATTTTGGGCGTTCTCTAGCAATGCTTGCCGGAAAAGTGGCATCTAAATCTCGAGTTGTGGTAAAAATAGCACTAATAATATCTGTCGGATCGAGGTGATTCCGTGCTTCTAGTTCGTTGAGGAGTTCTGTCACTGCTTCTCGGATGGCTTCTACTGTATTATCAGAAGCCGTTGTTGCGCCACGAATTGCTTGCACTTTCCACTCCACCACGAAGTTTCCTCCCTATAAATGATAACTCTTTATTATAGTATTACCCCTATTTAAGGTCGATATAACCATAATGGTTGCCCATTTGTTGCTAGTTCAAATTCTAGCCAATCCCTTGCTGATTTCCAGGTAAGATTTGTATCAATTTGATTTTGACCTGGTAAAACCCTTTTGATAGGAGATTTTTTCTCGCCAAAGGTAACACATTTTGCCTTTTCAGGATTGAGATCAGCGAGTTCGGCAAGCCAACGCCGTGCTTCCTCTTCCGTTCCTAAACGATCTACGACTCCTAATTGTTGAGCTTGTTCCCCAGTAAAAATCCGCCCATCGGCAAAGCCATGCACTGCTTCTACACTGAGATTACGGGCTTGAGCAACGGTATGAACAAATTGGTTGTAGCTAGTGTCAATCAGGGCTTGTAAAATTTGTTTTTCTTCTTCGCTAAGCTCGCGATCAAAAGAGAGAATATCTTTGTAGGGGCCGGATTTAACCACCTGAAAAGAAACGCCTACCTTATCGAGAAGTCGCTCTATATTATTTCCTCGTAGAATTACCCCGATGCTACCAGTAATGGTGCCCGGATTGGCAACAATTTTTTCCGCTCCCATGCCAATATAAACACCACCAGAGGCAGAAATATTCCCAAAACTAGCAACAATTTTCATTTTTTTCTGCAGGTGTTGCAGGGCGCTATAAATTTCTTGAGAATCGCCGACGGTTCCACCTGGAGAGTCAATGCGGAGTAGTAGGGCTTTCCATTTTTGCTCTTCGATGGTTTTTAGAGCCTTGAGAACCCGTTGACGAGTTTCGGACGCGATCGCGCCTGTAATTTCAATACGAGCAATTTTTTTCCCTCTTCTTTTCCCAATCAACCAGACCATAGTTTTTTTGACGCTATGCTTGAACCTTCTATTCTAACTTAAGGATTCGTTGACTGCTTTCTTAATAAAACTATACAATAATTAATAATCGTTGCTATGTAATCAGGTTTATGGAAATTAAACTGAACCAATCCCGTTTTTTAGCCCTACTGTTTCCTTTCATTATTATTGCGCCTTTTTTCCTCTGGGGAACGGCGATGGTTGCCATGAAAGCGGTAATTCCTGAGACAACGCCCTTATTTTTAGGGGGAATGCGCTTACTACCAGCAGGGGTTTTAGTGATCATGGCAGGGATGATGCTCAATCGTTCTCAACCGAAGGGATGGTTAGCATGGGGATGGATTAGTTTGTTTGCCCTTGTGGATGGAACGCTGTTTCAGGGGTTTCTAGCGGAAGGCTTAGTGCACACAGGTGCTGGCATTGGTTCGGTAATGATTGATAGTCAGCCGTTGATGATTGCGGTGTTATCGAGTCTTTTATTCGCTGATCGCATAGGAAGAATCGGTTGGTTAGGCTTAGGGTTAGGCCTTACAGGGATTAGTTTGATTGGCTTACCCGAACCCTTAATTTTAGAGACGCTACAGGGAAATTTGACGGGTTTAGACATTAATGTTTCTAGTTTATTCTCTAATGGAGAATGGTTAATGTTATTAGCCGCGTTATCTATGGCTGGGGGAACGATTTTAATCCGCTACGTTTGTCATCATGTTGATCCCGTGATGGCGACCGGGTGGCACTTACTCTTAGGTGGGATTCCTCTGTTTTTCTTGTCTGGAATCACCGAAAACCAACAATGGCAAAATATTAGTTTTGAGGGTTGGTTGGCTATTTTATATGCCACAGTCTGCGGGAGCGCGATCGCGTATGGAATTTTCTTTTATCTTGCTTCTAGTCGCAATTTAACCAGCTTTGCCTCATTAACCTTTTTAACGCCCATTTTTGCTTTATTATTTGGAAATTTGCTGTTACAAGAACAGTTAACAGCGATTCAAACTGGCGGAGTTTGTTTAACGTTAGTGAGTATTTATTTAATTAATCAGCGAAAATAGTCATTGGTCATTAGTCATTAGTCATTGGTCATTAGTCATTGGTCATTAGTCATTGGTCATTAGTCATTAGTCATTAGTCATTGGTCATTAGTCATTGGTCATTGGTCATTAGTCATTGGTTTACAAAGGACAAAGGACGAAGGACAAAGGACAAACAACAAAGGACAAACAACAAAGGACAATTTAAAAATTCGCTTTTAGTAACTTTGCTAATTGTTGAACTGAGATACGAGGAGAAGGGCGAGGTAAGGGTTCTTCTCTTTCTCCCACTTGGCGACACAAGACAGGAATTTCATATTGATAAGCCTGAAACCAGTCCTCACGAGTCGTAATATCTCGGATTTCTAGCTCAAAATCAACCGTAGTGATTTGTTCTAACTTTTCCTGAAGCCCCTCACAAAGATGACAATCGGGCTTTGAGTATAAAATTACCTGCATAAGTCAAGCAAACCAGAGTTTTCTTCCCAATGCTAAGATATAATTAAGTTCGGAGTCTAGAAATTGAGCAATTTTGGCTCAAGGATTTGCAACAATCGCCTTGTCGGAAGGAAGTGGGGTTAACCCGCTTTTTTTTAATGGTTGCAAGTCTTGCTTATTGACATCACGATTCTGGTCTCTAAATCAATCTTACGGTTGCGGGTTAAAATTTGAAAGCGATGACTCATCCCTTTATTTCCAAAGTTACTGAAATTGCAACTCCTATTGCGAATAATCTCGGTTTAGAAGTAGTAGAGATTGCCTTTTTAACCAATGAAAGCCCCCCAATTTTAAGAGTAGAGGTTCGTAACCCCGAAGACGATACCAGTCTTAATGATTGTGAACAAATGAGTCGGACGCTTGAAGCCGAACTAGATATCACAGAAATAATTCCTAATACGTATGTGTTGGAAGTCTCTAGCCCGGGAATTTCAGAGCACTTAACGCGCGATCGCGAGTATGTGAGCTTTAAGGGGTTTCCAGTCTTAGTAATAACTGATCCCCCCTATAAAGGGAAAGAACAATGGCAAGGAACGCTTAATCGTCGCGATGAGACAACGGTTTACATCAATCAAAAAGGAAAAATCGTGAAAATTCCCCGTGATGTTATCCAAAGCGTGAAGTTAGATACCCCTTAAACAATAATTAGTAAGAACCACTGTAATTATCGGTAAAAAATCACAAAATAAGGAGATTAAATTTTATGGCAATTGTTAGTTTACCAGGTTTAGGCAAGATGATTGAGGAGATTAGCGAAGGGCATAATTTACCCCCTCATCTGGTAAAAACGGCTTTACAGGAAGCACTTTTGAAAGGATATGAACGTTATCGGCGATCGCAGACTTTAGATCGAGATCATTTTAGCGATGATTATTTCGACAACTTTGAAGTAGAACTCAATGTAGAAGAAGAAGGGTTCATGGTACTGGCGACAAAAGAAATTGTTGAAGAAGTAACCAACAGCGATCACCAAATTGGACTGCAAGAAGTGAAAGAAGTGGCAGAGGAGGCACAACTAGGCGATACAGTAGTTCTAGATGTCACCCCCCAACAAAAAGAATTTGGTCGGATGGCTGCCATTCAAACTAAGCAAGTCTTGATGCAGAAACTCCGTGATCAAGAACGTAAAATGGTGCAAGAGGAGTTTCAAGAGTTAGAGGAAACCGTCTTACAAGCCCGAGTGGTTCGATTTGAGCGTCAGTCTGTGATTATGGGAGTCAGTAGTGGCTATGGTCGCCCTGAGGTAGAAGCCGAATTACCGCGATCAGAACAACTCCCCAATGATAATTACCGCGCTAATGCTGCCTTTCGAGTTTACTTAAAACAAGTTCGTGAAGGATCAGGGCGTGGCCCCCAATTAGTGGTTTCTCGGGCTTCTGCTGGTTTAGTGGCTTATCTCTTTGAAAATGAAGTCCCAGAAATTCAAGATGAAGTGGTGCGAATTGTCGCGATCGCGCGAGAGGCTAGACCATCTTCTCGTAATGTGGGATCGCGCACTAAAATTGCCGTAGATACCTTGGATCGAGATGTTGATCCTGTGGGATCTTGTATTGGGGCAAGAGGTTCTCGCATTCAAGCGGTGGTGAATGAACTCCGTGGCGAAAAAATTGATGTCATTCGCTGGTCACCAGATCCCGAAGTTTATATCAAAAATTCCCTTTCTCCGGCTCAAATTAACCGTGTCATGTTGATGGATACGGAAGAAAGACGTGCCGAAGTGTATGTTCCAGAAAATCAACTTAGTTTAGCCATTGGAAAAGAGGGGCAAAATGTTCGTCTTTGTGCCAATCTTACAGGCTGGAAAATTGATATCAAGGCTGTGAAAAAACACCAAGAAGAAGCCGAGGAAGTGGAAGGAGAAACAATTGAAGCCTCTTCTTCCCAAGGAGAAGAAACAGTTGAAGCCCAAACTTCTCCTCTTGGCGAACAGTAATATTGGTCAAGTTCTAAAGGAATTATTAAAATGCTAAACAAGAAGGTTAAGTACTTGATCGAATAGGGAGGCTAGTTGTGGCAACTGAAGTGATAGAAAAACCGGGAATTCAAACGGTTGAGAAAAATCAAACCATTCGCAAACCTGCTCCTAATTATAAAGTTCTCCTTCATAATGACGATTTTAATGGCATGGAATATGTGGTGCAAACGCTGTTACAAACAGTTCCCAGTCTTACCCAGCCCCAAGCCGTTAATATTATGATGGAGGCTCATAATTCTGGAATTGCTCTTGTCATTACCTGCGCCCAAGAACACGCAGAATTTTACTGTGAAGCCTTAAAAAATCATGGGTTAACCAGTACCATAGAGCCTGATGAATAATAAAAACGATTATCAAACTTGATTAGTGTTTTACCAGACAGTGTAATTAAACAAATTGCAGCCGGGGAGGTGATTGCTTCTCCGGCTTGTGTGGTAAGAGAGTTAATCGAAAATGCTTTAGATGCAGGTGCCGATCGCGTTACCATTTCTCTGGATCAAAATTTATCCCAGATTCGAGTGGCGGATAATGGGAAAGGAATGGGGTTAGAAGATTTACGGCGTTGTGCATTGCCCCATACCACCAGTAAAATTCGCACAGTTAGCGATCTTCAGAAAATTATCACTTTAGGGTTTCGCGGGGAAGCCTTACACAGTATTACCCAAGTGGCTTCGCTACAAATTTGGAGTCGTCCTCGATCTTCTCCTGAAGCAGTGGGGTATGAGATACGGTATAAGCAAGGGGGAGAAGTTTGTCAGGAAAAAGTAAGCGCGATCGCGCCTGGAACAATTGTAACGGTTTCCGATTTATTTACCGCATTACCAGTGCGTCGTCAGGCGTTACCGAAAGTATCGCAACAGCTAAAAGTAATTCAGAAGACCATTTATGATATTGCCCTTTGTTATTCCAAGGTTACTTGGCAAATTTATCACCACCATAAACTAGCTTGGCAAGTTAGTGGGGGAGAAACCCCAAAACAAATTTTTCCACAACTTTTATCACGGTTTCAGGCTTCAGATTTTCAGTATCAATGTCAGGAGATAGAAACTCCGAATCAGGAACAATCGTCACATTTAGAATTAGTGGTGGGTTTACCCGATCGCGCTTCTCGTCATAAGGGAGACTGGATTAAAACAGCGCTGAATGGACGACCGGTGCGTTTACCTGAATTAGAACAAATCCTTGTTTCAACATTAACCCCAACCCTACCGCGCGATCGTTATCCCATTTGTTGGTTACATCTGCAAACCGATCCCAGCTTAATTGATTGGAATCGTCACCCCAGTAAATCAGAAATCTATCTGCGTCACCTTGATTATTGGCAAGAACAGGCGCAACGGGTTCTCAATGATGCTCTAAGCCTAAACGCAGGGAATCTTCCTGAAAGCGTCCATAATCGCCGCGTGGGAGAACTGATTAAAGCCAAAGAAGCCACA
This window of the Euhalothece natronophila Z-M001 genome carries:
- a CDS encoding AAA family ATPase produces the protein MRLKSIKLCNFRQFYGATPEIQLAGSERNITIIHGNNGAGKTTLLNAFTWVLYEEFTAAFANSEQLVNKRAIQEAIPGKSIEYHVELKFDHDYKSYQLKRSCYATKNQDNSSFENGESKLFMLFSGDDGAWKHPIEPPEEIIGRILPASLHQYFFFDGERIDHIIRYQKQTGLTEATKELLGIKVFERSVEHLKNARRTLEEELRQIGNIETRKFLKEKQTLENEIETLQQRQIEINEEIEQKQAIKKELGDQLIQLRGSENLQTRKNSLETEVKATREQLVRLNQKIKKTISSQGYTVLMTDIAESCSHLFEGLPQGGELPSRIKKPFVENLLNQQRCICGAELIAGSDSYANLKNWMEEDSGAEVEEALIRLETHIQEIDKQASKFWERVDESQEEITELRQKLNHLESDLEKVKQQLREYPDQEIKELQQAVDETENELENLFLEKGRNEIQLTQNTEKLDKLSRKLNQEESKEEKQKLAQRRRETTEKAISCIQNLKADVEKRFRLTLEQKVQEIFSNISFTPYLPKLDHNYELSLVETTTETEQLVAASTGENQILSLSLIGGIIDQVRKWSANNTLIAPDSSTFPMVMDSPFGSLDEVYRRQVAKALPQIANQLVVLATKTQWRGEVEAEMNDFIGKQYVLVYYSPKADCEEDWLNINGASYPLVQRSNNGFEYTEIQVIS
- a CDS encoding alpha/beta fold hydrolase; translation: MRETKMKLGRQRDWVWRGWQIRYTYLRGKGEGKPPIVLIHGFGAAIAHWRHNLPILKENHTVYALDLLGFGASRKAFTDYSIELWAEQVYQFWRTVIGVPTIFMGNSLGSLVSLTAVARHPEMGKKLILINLPDVSARSEMLSPPIQKVVSGVESFFAAPWLLRGLFSILKSPKVIRRWAKLAYPQVSALDEELVTILSTPPRDQFAADAFVALARSALSRNFSPSVKALLSNLELPILLLWGEQDKFIPPSLARSFVGINPNLELIMLPNLGHCPHDEAPEQFHEVILPWLANKQG
- a CDS encoding LmeA family phospholipid-binding protein, giving the protein MKLKSHFLSKILTPALQLWIKSQLDSITQLQLKITSSDQQLLQGIIPKIYLKSEFAIYQGLHFDQISLIAEQLQVNITQILKGHSLQLLHPLPISGQVRITETHLNDSLRSSLLQSGLQDFLFSLLKSNSFSSLQWEKITLQNNQLLLEGKPPQSPKNPVFIQATVDLISPQHLLISPITVQGLALNQEELTPVEFDLGSQVQIQEIKITEEAIFIEGRIMINNYSVA
- a CDS encoding pseudouridine synthase gives rise to the protein MERVQKILSQCGVASRRQAETMIIAGRVEVNGRKAQLGDKIDLERDRVTVDHKLLTVQHRPKNLYILINKPRGVVCTCDDPQNRRTVLDLLPSGVKKGQGLHPVGRLDINSTGALLLTNDGDLTLKLTHPRYHLPKTYKVWVKNSPSESVLEKWRNGVILDHKKTLPAQIKVLKRQRQRTLLEVILIEGRNRQIRRIAEQLGYPVLALHRSAIGAIKLNSEDQSLKETGNYRYLNPKEIHYLKHEGLTP
- a CDS encoding helix-turn-helix domain-containing protein codes for the protein MFTEKQHPPNMNSQQEQQVEKLKELGAQIRQVREEQSVSIDEIATRTRIQARLLVAIEEGQLENLPEPVYIQGLIKQFAQALGLNGSEYARAFPTGQQTYTIKPSWQQIPSFNFFQPRALHLYFFYLLLVVVSISGLSLSFFAAQRPSEENEEQGTVQEQTVEEVETNDPQLATTDPSPDETEASQDSPQESSVTINVSIEADSWIRVTGDGEEIYEGVLSSGENRNWTAKEEITIRTGNAGGVIVEYNEESPAALGNSGEVTEVTYSPSQ
- the bioB gene encoding biotin synthase BioB produces the protein MVKMDWNALAEKALAGDCLTREEATAVLTAPDIELLAQLDAAYRVRYHYWENRVRLHFLLNAQSGLCPEDCHYCSQSKISAATIEKYPLLGKQEILKAAAQASELKAGTFCLVTSGRTPTESLLSNVCEAVEAVKAQYDLKICACVGLLNDEQAQRLANAGVDRVNHNLNTSENYHPEICTTHTFRDRVTTVNHVQRAGMTTCSGGIIGMGESTDDIIDLALSLRELDITSIPVNFLIPIPGTPLSESQGKDLTPQFCLRVLCLYRFLLPEREIRIAGGREVHLRSLQPLGLYPANSIFVADYLTTPGQAAKEDWQMVEDAGFVLETADGSPLAVEAIAMANK
- the aroH gene encoding chorismate mutase translates to MVEWKVQAIRGATTASDNTVEAIREAVTELLNELEARNHLDPTDIISAIFTTTRDLDATFPASIARERPKWENVPLLDVQQMHVEGSLERCIRFLIHVNTANPQWEIVHPYLRHAKDLRPDWNLAQMGS
- the sppA gene encoding signal peptide peptidase SppA — translated: MVWLIGKRRGKKIARIEITGAIASETRQRVLKALKTIEEQKWKALLLRIDSPGGTVGDSQEIYSALQHLQKKMKIVASFGNISASGGVYIGMGAEKIVANPGTITGSIGVILRGNNIERLLDKVGVSFQVVKSGPYKDILSFDRELSEEEKQILQALIDTSYNQFVHTVAQARNLSVEAVHGFADGRIFTGEQAQQLGVVDRLGTEEEARRWLAELADLNPEKAKCVTFGEKKSPIKRVLPGQNQIDTNLTWKSARDWLEFELATNGQPLWLYRP